A genome region from Gossypium hirsutum isolate 1008001.06 chromosome A04, Gossypium_hirsutum_v2.1, whole genome shotgun sequence includes the following:
- the LOC121227855 gene encoding AUGMIN subunit 4 isoform X2 encodes MSRERLRYLEAMAIYCEAIAMVEEYQQAVSVANLGGIRDIQGFYPQLGLKNSPKVYETLEHRLVVAEAAQRLRLPLISKDGEIHEEEIEKWSIMSRSSLDSTSTSLTISSSSNSLNYANSAATSGAAANNTGDSGEPGVGGVPNRFLGITPAYLWQTQLQRVPLSMDMADYQLTLSREIDARLKSKCDKLADAFVDDIDSSSGSQSSSSRLPERVKLIIEEIEREEAALREDLYSADRKFAEYYNVLEQILGVLIKLVKDLKLQHQHQYDELQKTWLCKRCETMSAKLRVLEHVLLLETYTQESIPALHKIRKYLVEATEEASAAYNKAVTRLREYQGVDPHFDTIARQYHDVVKKLENMQWTIHQVEMDLKRLPDHVSS; translated from the exons ATGTCGAGAGAAAGATTACGCTACTTAGAAGCAATg GCAATTTACTGTGAAGCAATAGCTATGGTGGAAGAGTATCAGCAAGCAGTTTCCGTGGCGAATCTTGGAGGGATTCGAGATATTCAAGGTTTTTATCCGCAGCTTGGATTGAAGAATTCTCCTAAG GTTTATGAGACTCTAGAGCATCGATTAGTTGTTGCAGAAGCGGCTCAAAGATTGAGACTTCCACTAATATCTAAAGATGGGGAAATTCAtgaggaagaaattgagaaatggAGTATTATGTCACGGAGTTCGCTTGATAGTACTAGTACCAGTCTCACTATCAGCTCGAGTTCAAACTCGTTGAATTATGCAAATAGTGCTGCAACCAGTGGTGCAGCTGCAAATAATACTGGTGATTCAGGAGAACCTGGTGTTGGTGGTGTGCCTAATCGTTTTCTTGGAATAACACCTGCTTATTTGTGGCAAACTCAGCTTCAACGAGTACCATTGTCAATG GATATGGCTGACTATCAGTTAACTCTTTCAAGGGAGATTGATGCTCGGTTGAAATCTAAGTGTGACAAGTTAGCTGATGCCTTTGTTGATGATATTG ACTCATCTTCTGGAAGTCAAAGTTCAAGCTCTCGGCTTCCAGAAAG GGTTAAGTTGATAATTGAGGAGATTGAGAGGGAAGAAGCAGCTTTGCGGGAGGATCTCTATTCCGCTGATAGGAAATTTGCAGAATATTATAAT GTCCTAGAGCAAATACTTGGAGTGCTCATTAAGCTCGTCAAAGATTTGAAGTTGCAACATCAACATCAATAT GATGAATTACAGAAGACGTGGCTCTGCAAAAGGTGCGAGACCATGAGTGCAAAATTAAG GGTGTTGGAGCATGTTCTCTTGCTTGAAACTTATACACAAGAGTCCATACCAGCGCTACACAAAATACG GAAATATCTTGTCGAGGCTACCGAAGAAGCTTCTGCTGCGTATAATAAAGCT GTAACGCGCCTACGTGAGTATCAAGGTGTCGATCCTCACTTCGATACAATTGCAAGGCAGTACCATGATGTTGTTAAG AAACTAGAAAATATGCAATGGACCATTCaccaagtcgagatggacctcaAGCGCTTACCAGATCATGTGAGCTCATAA
- the LOC121227855 gene encoding AUGMIN subunit 4 isoform X1, translating to MVKGGQNLPADVIQVIDQLERHCLSPDGSLISKSAYYDLQLAREEMSRERLRYLEAMAIYCEAIAMVEEYQQAVSVANLGGIRDIQGFYPQLGLKNSPKVYETLEHRLVVAEAAQRLRLPLISKDGEIHEEEIEKWSIMSRSSLDSTSTSLTISSSSNSLNYANSAATSGAAANNTGDSGEPGVGGVPNRFLGITPAYLWQTQLQRVPLSMDMADYQLTLSREIDARLKSKCDKLADAFVDDIDSSSGSQSSSSRLPERVKLIIEEIEREEAALREDLYSADRKFAEYYNVLEQILGVLIKLVKDLKLQHQHQYDELQKTWLCKRCETMSAKLRVLEHVLLLETYTQESIPALHKIRKYLVEATEEASAAYNKAVTRLREYQGVDPHFDTIARQYHDVVKKLENMQWTIHQVEMDLKRLPDHVSS from the exons ATGGTGAAAGGAGGGCAAAATTTGCCGGCTGACGTCATCCAAGTAATCGATCAGCTAGAGCGCCATTGCTTATCTCCCGATGGATCTCTTATCTCCAAATCCGCTTACTACGATCTCCAGCTC GCGAGAGAGGAAATGTCGAGAGAAAGATTACGCTACTTAGAAGCAATg GCAATTTACTGTGAAGCAATAGCTATGGTGGAAGAGTATCAGCAAGCAGTTTCCGTGGCGAATCTTGGAGGGATTCGAGATATTCAAGGTTTTTATCCGCAGCTTGGATTGAAGAATTCTCCTAAG GTTTATGAGACTCTAGAGCATCGATTAGTTGTTGCAGAAGCGGCTCAAAGATTGAGACTTCCACTAATATCTAAAGATGGGGAAATTCAtgaggaagaaattgagaaatggAGTATTATGTCACGGAGTTCGCTTGATAGTACTAGTACCAGTCTCACTATCAGCTCGAGTTCAAACTCGTTGAATTATGCAAATAGTGCTGCAACCAGTGGTGCAGCTGCAAATAATACTGGTGATTCAGGAGAACCTGGTGTTGGTGGTGTGCCTAATCGTTTTCTTGGAATAACACCTGCTTATTTGTGGCAAACTCAGCTTCAACGAGTACCATTGTCAATG GATATGGCTGACTATCAGTTAACTCTTTCAAGGGAGATTGATGCTCGGTTGAAATCTAAGTGTGACAAGTTAGCTGATGCCTTTGTTGATGATATTG ACTCATCTTCTGGAAGTCAAAGTTCAAGCTCTCGGCTTCCAGAAAG GGTTAAGTTGATAATTGAGGAGATTGAGAGGGAAGAAGCAGCTTTGCGGGAGGATCTCTATTCCGCTGATAGGAAATTTGCAGAATATTATAAT GTCCTAGAGCAAATACTTGGAGTGCTCATTAAGCTCGTCAAAGATTTGAAGTTGCAACATCAACATCAATAT GATGAATTACAGAAGACGTGGCTCTGCAAAAGGTGCGAGACCATGAGTGCAAAATTAAG GGTGTTGGAGCATGTTCTCTTGCTTGAAACTTATACACAAGAGTCCATACCAGCGCTACACAAAATACG GAAATATCTTGTCGAGGCTACCGAAGAAGCTTCTGCTGCGTATAATAAAGCT GTAACGCGCCTACGTGAGTATCAAGGTGTCGATCCTCACTTCGATACAATTGCAAGGCAGTACCATGATGTTGTTAAG AAACTAGAAAATATGCAATGGACCATTCaccaagtcgagatggacctcaAGCGCTTACCAGATCATGTGAGCTCATAA